A window of Mytilus edulis chromosome 10, xbMytEdul2.2, whole genome shotgun sequence contains these coding sequences:
- the LOC139492118 gene encoding LOW QUALITY PROTEIN: uncharacterized protein (The sequence of the model RefSeq protein was modified relative to this genomic sequence to represent the inferred CDS: substituted 2 bases at 2 genomic stop codons): MAKVDLKLAYRSVSISSHSQQVTGLRWTFPDGQTHTFIDKKLPFGSKLASGIFHRLSQAIRRMMSHRGFTIIAYLDDFFICEKNXAALCTCTXDFNLLAALVRFSISWSKVVDPCQKLVFLGVEIDSTTLELRLPIKKLNELRGELASFQQRKHVSKEQLQFLAGKLNWASSVVHGGRVFLWRIIDSIMQLKHDRHKMRLGSNILHDIHWWYNFMATFNWKSVLLNTDPVTSVYTDACNTGAGGFLVTDWYYVNWKEDFPFAQSLHINKQEALAVALAVKHWAKCWQNRRVYIYCDNASTVACIKMCTSRNKLLMSFLCELFWLSAANNFHLVAIHLPGKQNVLADAISRLYEKKHISSPYVPP; encoded by the exons ATGGCCAAAGTTGATTTAAAATTGGCTTATAGATCTGTTAGCATTAGTTCTCATAGTCAACAGGTCACTGGTTTACGGTGGACTTTTCCTGATGGTCAGACCCACACctttattgataaaaaattacCCTTTGGTTCAAAACTTGCATCAGGTATCTTTCATAGGCTATCACAGGCTATCCGGCGCATGATGTCACACAGAGGTTTTACCATTATAGCTTATTTGgatgattttttcatttgcgAAAAAAACTAAGCAGCGCTGTGCACATGCACTTAGGATTTTAATTTACTTGCTGCGCTAGTTAGGTTTTCTATTAGTTGGTCCAAGGTTGTTGACCCTTGCCAGAAATTAGTATTTTTAGGCGTGGAGATAGACTCCACAACATTGGAATTAAGATTACCTATTAAAAAACTTAATGAATTAAGAGGAGAACTAGCAAGTTTTCAGCAGCGCAAGCATGTTTCTAAGGAACAATTGCAGTTCCTGGCTGGCAAGCTAAACTGGGCTTCGTCAGTGGTTCACGGCGGGAGAGTTTTTCTCTGGAGAATCATTGACAGCATAATGCAGCTCAAGCATGACAGGCACAAAATGCGCTTAGGCAGCAATATTTTGCATGATATCCATTGGTGGTACAATTTTATGGCAACTTTTAATTGGAAATCTGTCTTACTAAATACTGACCCTGTTACCTCAGTTTACACAGATGCTTGCAATACAGGTGCAGGTGGGTTTTTGGTTACTGATTGGTATTATGTCAATTGGAAAGAGGATTTCCCATTTGCACAATCTTTGCATATAAATAAGCAAGAGGCACTTGCAGTGGCTTTGGCAGTCAAACATTGGGCTAAGTGCTGGCAAAATAGGCGTGTATATATTTATTGTGATAATGCATCAACTGTTGCCTGTATCAAAATGTGTACCTCAAGGAACAAACTTTTGATGTCCTTTTTGTGTGAATTGTTTTGGCTATCTGCTGCTAATAATTTTCATCTGGTCGCAATTCATTTGCCTGGGAAGCAAAATGTTTTAGCTGATGCTATTTCCAGATT ATACGAGAAAAAACACATTTCATCACCATATGTTCCACCCTAG